A portion of the Pseudomonas protegens CHA0 genome contains these proteins:
- the dnaB gene encoding replicative DNA helicase: MNDISAPEQYDLQTAALKVPPHSIEAEQAVLGGLMLDNNAWERVLDQVSDGDFYRHDHRLIFRAIAKLADQNMPIDVVTLSEQLDKEGQTSQVGGLGYLGELAKNTPSVANIKAYAQIVRQRATLRQLIGISTEIADSAFNPEGRTAEEILDEAERQIFQIAEARPKTGGPVGVNELLTKAIDRIDTLFNTDNAITGLSTGYTDLDEKTSGLQPADLIIVAGRPSMGKTTFAMNLVENAVLRSDKAVLVYSLEMPGESLIMRMLSSLGRIDQTKVRSGQLEDDDWPRLTSAVNLLNDRKLFIDDTAGISPSEMRARTRRLVREHGDIAMIMIDYLQLMQIPGSSGDNRTNEISEISRSLKALAKEFNCPVVALSQLNRSLEQRPNKRPVNSDLRESGAIEQDADVIMFVYRDEVYHPETEHKGIAEIIIGKQRNGPIGFIRLAFIGKYTRFENLAPGSYNFDDDE, from the coding sequence ATGAACGATATCTCCGCTCCCGAGCAATACGATCTGCAAACCGCTGCCCTGAAGGTGCCGCCGCACTCCATCGAGGCCGAACAGGCCGTGCTCGGTGGTCTGATGCTGGACAACAACGCCTGGGAACGCGTGTTGGATCAAGTGTCCGACGGCGATTTCTACCGGCATGACCACCGTTTGATCTTCCGCGCCATCGCCAAGCTGGCCGACCAGAACATGCCCATCGACGTGGTCACCCTGTCCGAGCAACTGGACAAGGAAGGCCAGACTTCGCAGGTCGGCGGCCTGGGCTACCTGGGTGAACTGGCGAAGAACACTCCGTCGGTGGCCAACATCAAGGCCTATGCGCAGATCGTTCGCCAGCGGGCCACCCTGCGTCAGCTGATCGGCATCAGCACCGAGATCGCCGACAGTGCCTTCAACCCGGAAGGGCGCACCGCCGAAGAGATTCTCGACGAGGCCGAGCGGCAGATCTTCCAGATCGCCGAAGCGCGGCCCAAGACCGGCGGCCCGGTGGGGGTCAACGAACTGCTGACCAAGGCCATCGACCGCATCGATACCCTGTTCAACACGGACAACGCCATCACCGGCCTGTCCACCGGCTATACCGATCTCGACGAGAAGACCAGCGGCCTGCAGCCGGCCGACTTGATCATCGTCGCCGGCCGTCCGTCCATGGGTAAGACCACCTTCGCCATGAACCTGGTGGAGAACGCGGTACTGCGCAGCGACAAGGCGGTGCTGGTGTACTCCCTGGAGATGCCAGGTGAATCGCTGATCATGCGTATGCTCTCCTCCCTGGGCCGCATCGACCAGACCAAGGTCCGTTCCGGCCAGCTGGAAGACGACGACTGGCCACGCCTGACCTCGGCGGTCAACCTGCTCAACGACCGCAAGCTGTTCATCGACGACACCGCGGGCATCAGCCCCTCGGAGATGCGTGCGCGGACCCGGCGCCTGGTGCGTGAGCACGGCGATATCGCCATGATCATGATCGACTACCTGCAGCTCATGCAGATTCCAGGCTCCAGCGGCGACAACCGGACCAACGAGATTTCCGAGATTTCCCGGTCCCTGAAGGCCCTGGCCAAGGAGTTCAACTGCCCGGTAGTGGCCCTGTCCCAGCTCAACCGCTCCCTGGAACAACGTCCCAACAAGCGCCCGGTGAACTCCGACTTGCGGGAATCCGGAGCGATCGAGCAGGACGCCGACGTGATCATGTTCGTCTACCGGGACGAGGTGTATCACCCGGAAACCGAGCACAAGGGCATTGCCGAGATCATCATCGGCAAGCAGCGGAACGGCCCCATCGGCTTTATCCGCCTGGCGTTCATCGGCAAGTACACCCGCTTCGAGAACCTCGCCCCGGGCAGCTACAACTTCGACGACGACGAATAA
- a CDS encoding YgiQ family radical SAM protein has protein sequence MQAAKPLFDYPKYWAECFGPAPFLPMSREEMDQLGWDSCDIIIVTGDAYVDHPSFGMAIIGRLLESQGFRVGIIAQPNWQSKDDFMKLGEPNLFFGVAAGNMDSMINRYTADKKIRSDDAYTPGGLAGKRPDRASLVYSQRCKEAYKHVPIVLGGIEASLRRIAHYDYWQDRVRNSILIDASADILLYGNAERAIVEVAQRLSYGHKIEDITDVRGTAFIRRDTPKDWYEVDSTRIDRPGKIDKIINPYVNTQDTQACAIEQEKGPVDDPQEAKVVQILASPRMTRDKTVIRLPSMEKVRNDPVLYAHANRVLHLETNPGNARALVQKHGEVDVWFNPPPIPMTTEEMDYVFGMPYQRIPHPAYGKEKIPAYDMIRFSVNIMRGCFGGCTFCSITEHEGRIIQNRSEESIIREIEEIRDKVPGFTGVISDLGGPTANMYRIACKSPEIESACRKPSCVFPGICPNLNTDHSSLIQLYRSARALPGVKKILIASGLRYDLAVESPEYVKELVTHHVGGYLKIAPEHTEEGPLNQMMKPGIGTYDRFKRMFEKYSKEAGKEQYLIPYFIAAHPGTTDEDMMNLALWLKGNGFRADQVQAFYPSPMATATAMYHSGKNPLRKVTYKSDGVTIVKSEEQRRLHKAFLRYHDPKGWPMLREALLRMGRGDLIGPGKNQLIPTHQPATDSYQSARRKNSTPAGSHKVAKETKILTQHTGLPPRGSDGGNAWDKREQAKAAAFARNKQAAKERADAAKGKGKKPTRKPVVPR, from the coding sequence ATGCAAGCAGCCAAGCCGTTATTTGACTATCCCAAGTACTGGGCCGAATGTTTCGGGCCAGCACCATTCCTGCCCATGAGCAGGGAGGAGATGGATCAGCTCGGCTGGGATTCCTGCGACATCATCATCGTCACCGGTGATGCCTACGTCGATCACCCGTCGTTCGGCATGGCGATCATCGGCCGGCTGCTGGAGTCCCAGGGCTTTCGCGTCGGGATCATCGCCCAGCCCAACTGGCAGTCCAAAGACGACTTCATGAAGCTCGGCGAGCCGAACCTGTTCTTCGGTGTCGCCGCCGGCAACATGGACTCGATGATCAACCGCTACACCGCCGACAAGAAAATCCGCTCCGACGACGCCTACACCCCCGGTGGCCTGGCGGGCAAACGCCCGGATCGTGCGAGCCTGGTCTACAGCCAGCGCTGCAAAGAAGCCTACAAGCACGTGCCCATCGTTCTCGGCGGCATTGAGGCGTCCCTGCGCCGCATCGCCCACTACGACTACTGGCAGGACCGGGTGCGCAACTCGATCCTGATCGACGCCAGCGCCGATATCCTGCTCTACGGCAACGCCGAGCGAGCCATTGTCGAAGTGGCCCAGCGCCTGTCCTACGGCCACAAGATCGAAGACATCACCGACGTGCGCGGCACCGCCTTCATCCGCCGCGACACGCCCAAGGACTGGTACGAAGTGGACTCCACCCGTATCGACCGCCCGGGCAAGATCGACAAGATCATCAACCCCTACGTCAATACCCAGGACACCCAGGCCTGCGCCATCGAGCAGGAAAAGGGCCCGGTGGACGATCCCCAGGAAGCCAAGGTGGTGCAGATCCTTGCCAGCCCGCGCATGACCCGGGACAAGACCGTGATCCGCCTGCCGTCCATGGAGAAGGTGCGCAACGACCCGGTGCTGTACGCCCACGCCAACCGTGTGCTGCACCTGGAAACCAACCCGGGCAACGCCCGCGCCCTGGTGCAGAAGCATGGCGAAGTGGACGTGTGGTTCAACCCGCCGCCCATTCCCATGACCACCGAGGAAATGGACTACGTGTTCGGCATGCCTTATCAGCGCATTCCGCACCCGGCCTATGGCAAGGAAAAGATCCCGGCCTACGACATGATCCGTTTCTCGGTGAACATCATGCGCGGCTGCTTCGGCGGTTGTACTTTCTGCTCCATCACCGAGCACGAAGGGCGGATCATCCAGAACCGTTCCGAAGAGTCGATCATTCGCGAGATCGAAGAAATTCGCGACAAGGTTCCAGGTTTTACCGGGGTCATTTCCGACCTCGGCGGCCCGACCGCGAACATGTACCGCATCGCCTGCAAGAGCCCGGAAATCGAATCCGCGTGCCGCAAGCCGTCCTGCGTGTTCCCGGGCATCTGTCCGAACCTGAACACCGACCATTCGTCGCTGATCCAGCTGTATCGCAGCGCCCGTGCCTTGCCCGGGGTGAAGAAGATCCTCATCGCCTCCGGCCTGCGCTATGACCTGGCGGTCGAGTCGCCGGAGTACGTCAAGGAGCTGGTGACCCACCACGTGGGCGGCTACTTGAAGATCGCCCCGGAACACACCGAGGAAGGTCCGCTCAATCAGATGATGAAGCCGGGCATTGGTACCTACGACCGCTTCAAGCGGATGTTCGAGAAATACTCCAAGGAAGCGGGCAAGGAGCAGTACCTGATTCCGTACTTCATCGCCGCCCACCCGGGCACCACCGATGAAGACATGATGAACCTGGCCCTGTGGCTCAAGGGCAATGGCTTTCGCGCGGACCAGGTACAGGCGTTCTACCCGTCGCCTATGGCCACCGCCACGGCCATGTACCACTCGGGCAAGAACCCGCTGCGCAAGGTCACCTACAAGAGCGACGGCGTGACCATCGTCAAGAGCGAGGAGCAGCGCCGCCTGCACAAGGCGTTCCTGCGCTACCACGATCCGAAGGGCTGGCCGATGCTGCGCGAGGCTCTGCTGCGCATGGGCCGTGGCGACCTGATCGGTCCGGGCAAGAACCAGCTGATTCCGACCCACCAGCCGGCTACCGACAGCTACCAGAGTGCCCGTCGCAAGAATTCGACACCGGCCGGCAGCCACAAGGTGGCCAAGGAAACCAAGATCCTTACCCAGCACACCGGGCTGCCTCCTCGCGGCAGCGACGGCGGCAATGCCTGGGACAAGCGCGAACAGGCCAAGGCTGCGGCGTTTGCCCGCAACAAGCAGGCGGCCAAGGAGCGCGCCGATGCGGCCAAGGGCAAAGGCAAGAAGCCGACCCGCAAGCCGGTAGTGCCGCGCTAA
- a CDS encoding NAD synthetase, which produces MNRVTSPLDGVIRDLSLTQVLARQRIESQINLPRLFAAIDTDPSIAGAGVVYIDADFNVVTLREFRPICSIVPKRVILREAKRYIAPQQFVDQVKNNPRESRLATESFNTTLACTAAVIGWLVVFSGSIAVPFTAGASVWVVALGASAAMAGTAQCVIGGARVINEIQDPAANDRMDDAEWYNIVTPILDGISLVGVGGSALTTLRLLKASKAANTGKSWMQLLKGLNRQERAKLTKELLTLRDPSLTSKLLKLQQRAGALPRRYSSTQIRHATLTQMQDALGAALSTSGSISSGNLGQVKTLAVGLYEEFDE; this is translated from the coding sequence ATGAACCGCGTGACCAGCCCACTAGACGGAGTGATCAGGGACCTCAGCCTGACCCAGGTTCTTGCCCGCCAACGGATCGAAAGCCAGATCAACCTGCCGCGTCTGTTTGCCGCCATCGACACCGATCCCTCGATTGCCGGTGCCGGGGTGGTGTACATCGATGCCGACTTCAATGTCGTGACCCTGCGCGAATTCAGGCCGATCTGCAGCATCGTGCCCAAGCGGGTGATCTTGCGCGAGGCCAAGCGCTACATCGCGCCCCAGCAGTTCGTCGACCAGGTGAAGAACAACCCGCGCGAATCGCGGCTGGCCACTGAATCCTTCAACACCACCCTGGCCTGCACGGCCGCAGTGATCGGCTGGCTGGTGGTGTTCAGCGGCAGCATCGCCGTGCCCTTCACCGCCGGTGCCAGTGTCTGGGTGGTAGCGCTTGGGGCCTCGGCGGCGATGGCCGGCACCGCTCAGTGCGTGATTGGCGGCGCGCGGGTGATCAACGAGATCCAGGACCCGGCGGCCAACGATCGCATGGACGATGCCGAGTGGTACAACATAGTCACGCCGATTCTCGATGGCATTTCCCTGGTGGGTGTCGGCGGTTCGGCGCTGACCACGCTCAGGCTGCTCAAGGCCAGCAAGGCGGCGAACACCGGCAAAAGCTGGATGCAGTTGCTCAAGGGGCTCAACCGCCAGGAACGGGCCAAGCTGACCAAGGAACTGTTGACCCTGCGGGACCCGAGCCTGACCTCCAAGCTGCTGAAGCTGCAACAGCGTGCCGGTGCGTTGCCCAGGCGCTATTCGTCGACGCAGATCCGCCACGCCACCCTGACCCAGATGCAGGATGCTCTGGGCGCTGCCCTGAGTACCAGCGGGAGTATCAGCTCCGGCAATCTTGGCCAGGTGAAAACCCTTGCGGTGGGGCTCTACGAGGAGTTCGACGAGTGA